A genome region from Rhodopseudomonas boonkerdii includes the following:
- a CDS encoding NAD-dependent epimerase/dehydratase family protein: MRILLTGSSGWLGRFLGPRLRAAGHHVVGLDVAAGTETSVIGSVANRALVDRVFCEFGIEAVIHCGALHKPDIIRYPAQAFIDVNVSGTLNLLEAAVRAKHDRFVFTSSTSLMITTAIREETGNAAVWLDETSGPLAPRNIYGVTKLSAEELCRLTHLEHGLNCVVLRTSRFFPEEDDTLDHVPGPNLKANEFLNRRLTVEDAADAHIVALDRAPAIGFDTFVISAPPPFAKSDVGALKQDAARVIAGYFPDAGELYARRSWKLPHSIGRVYDPGKAERVLGFRCKTDFASIIDALKNDTELPFAHDPDYMSPKERAAR; encoded by the coding sequence ATGCGTATTCTGCTGACTGGATCATCGGGCTGGCTTGGACGCTTTCTCGGGCCGCGTCTCCGAGCGGCAGGTCATCATGTTGTCGGCCTTGATGTCGCGGCTGGTACGGAGACGTCCGTCATCGGCTCGGTGGCGAACCGTGCATTGGTCGATCGCGTCTTCTGCGAGTTCGGCATCGAGGCTGTCATTCACTGCGGCGCGTTGCACAAGCCGGACATCATCCGCTATCCGGCTCAGGCCTTTATCGACGTCAATGTCAGCGGCACGCTGAACCTGCTCGAAGCTGCCGTACGGGCGAAGCACGATCGTTTCGTCTTCACATCCAGCACCTCGCTGATGATCACGACGGCAATCCGCGAAGAAACCGGCAACGCGGCCGTCTGGCTCGATGAAACCTCCGGACCGCTGGCGCCGCGTAACATCTATGGCGTGACGAAACTGTCCGCGGAAGAGCTGTGTCGCCTCACGCATCTCGAACATGGACTGAATTGCGTGGTGCTTCGCACCAGCCGCTTCTTCCCGGAAGAAGACGACACACTCGATCACGTGCCTGGTCCGAACCTCAAGGCCAATGAATTCCTCAATCGCCGGCTGACCGTCGAAGACGCCGCAGACGCGCATATCGTTGCGCTCGACAGGGCTCCCGCCATCGGTTTCGACACTTTCGTGATCTCTGCGCCCCCACCCTTTGCGAAATCAGATGTCGGGGCCCTGAAGCAGGATGCCGCGCGCGTCATCGCCGGCTATTTCCCTGATGCCGGGGAACTCTATGCCAGGCGCAGCTGGAAGCTGCCCCACAGCATCGGACGCGTTTACGATCCCGGCAAAGCCGAACGCGTGCTCGGCTTCCGTTGCAAGACGGATTTTGCCAGCATCATCGACGCTCTGAAGAACGACACAGAGCTGCCCTTCGCTCACGATCCCGACTATATGTCACCGAAGGAACGCGCGGCTCGCTGA
- a CDS encoding phytoene/squalene synthase family protein: MSGADTSAAVFCADLVRTHDFDRYASTLFVPADKRRPLLALYGFNAEVSRVRDQVRQALPGEIRLQWWTDALAGAGHGDVEQNPVAAELLRTVRDFDLPVDRLAKLIDAHVFDLYNDPMPDLAVLESHFRDTSGTLFACAGRILGDRSEAVDHAAEHLGLAHGVTRIAARLPYDAARRQLYLPHDMLRQNGGSEHEFYAGKLTPAIRATLDQLIKGAQEQLAVAGSMLADVAEPARAAFLPIALVKYDLGQMADARFDPFELYIRSRLRTLWTLWRAS; encoded by the coding sequence ATGAGCGGCGCCGACACGAGCGCTGCGGTGTTCTGCGCCGATCTCGTGCGCACCCACGATTTTGACCGTTACGCCTCGACCTTGTTCGTACCTGCGGACAAGCGGCGCCCGCTGCTGGCGCTGTACGGCTTTAACGCCGAGGTCAGCCGTGTGCGCGATCAGGTCAGGCAGGCGCTGCCTGGCGAGATCCGGCTGCAGTGGTGGACCGATGCGCTGGCTGGCGCCGGGCATGGCGATGTCGAGCAGAACCCGGTAGCCGCCGAGTTGCTCCGCACGGTGCGCGACTTTGATCTGCCGGTCGATCGCCTCGCCAAGCTGATCGATGCTCATGTCTTCGATCTCTACAACGATCCGATGCCAGATCTCGCGGTGCTGGAAAGCCATTTCCGCGACACGTCGGGAACGCTGTTTGCCTGCGCCGGGCGTATCCTCGGCGATCGCTCCGAAGCCGTCGATCATGCCGCTGAACATCTCGGCCTCGCGCACGGCGTCACGCGCATCGCGGCGCGCTTGCCTTACGACGCCGCGCGTCGGCAGCTTTATCTCCCGCACGACATGCTCCGGCAGAATGGCGGCAGTGAGCATGAATTCTATGCCGGCAAGCTGACGCCTGCGATCCGGGCGACGCTCGATCAACTCATCAAGGGCGCACAGGAGCAGCTGGCCGTGGCCGGCAGCATGCTTGCCGACGTCGCGGAGCCGGCCCGCGCGGCGTTCCTGCCGATAGCGCTGGTGAAATATGATCTCGGCCAGATGGCGGATGCGCGCTTCGATCCGTTCGAACTCTATATCCGCTCACGGTTACGAACGCTTTGGACCTTGTGGCGGGCCTCGTAG
- a CDS encoding Mth938-like domain-containing protein, translating into MPVDPEQPHLPRAAEIEAYGKGGFIFDTMSHQGSLLCLPDAVWPWPVTRPDEINRDTLRRVFESHAGIDTLIIGTGNDVWIMPRDLREALRGVSIVVDTMMTGPAIRTYNIMIGERRRVAAALIAVP; encoded by the coding sequence ATGCCGGTCGATCCCGAGCAGCCGCATCTCCCGCGCGCGGCCGAGATCGAAGCCTATGGCAAGGGCGGTTTCATCTTCGACACCATGTCGCATCAGGGCTCGCTTTTGTGCCTGCCCGATGCGGTGTGGCCGTGGCCCGTCACCAGACCGGACGAGATCAACCGCGATACGCTGCGCCGTGTCTTCGAGAGCCATGCCGGCATCGACACGTTGATCATCGGCACCGGCAATGACGTCTGGATCATGCCGCGCGACCTGCGCGAAGCGCTGCGTGGCGTCAGCATCGTCGTGGATACGATGATGACGGGACCTGCGATCCGCACCTACAACATCATGATCGGCGAGCGCCGCCGCGTGGCTGCCGCGTTGATCGCCGTGCCATGA
- the secF gene encoding protein translocase subunit SecF, producing the protein MVLLGLAALVVVLSIVTIFDLLPPLRIVPDDTKFDFTRFRRISFPISALLTIAAITLFFTHGLNFGIDFKGGTLMEVQAKSGQADISDMRTKLSGLQLGDVQLQQFGGPADVLIRLAQQPGGDAAQQAAVQKVRATLGDSVEYRRVEVVGPRVSGELLAYGMLGLIVAIFGILIYLWFRFEWQFAIGAMIANVHDIVLTIGFMSIAQVDFDLTSIAALLTILGYSLNDTVVIYDRIREILRRYKKMPMPELLNESINSTLSRSIITHVTVTLALLALYLFGGHAIHSFTAVMIFGVVLVGTYTSIFIAAPMLIYLGVGENRDEPVSTGKSAKKTAQA; encoded by the coding sequence ATGGTTCTTCTCGGTCTGGCTGCACTGGTCGTCGTTCTGTCGATTGTGACCATCTTCGACCTGTTGCCACCGCTTCGCATCGTCCCCGACGATACGAAGTTCGACTTCACGCGCTTTCGTCGCATCTCGTTCCCGATCTCGGCGCTGCTGACCATCGCGGCGATTACGCTGTTTTTCACCCATGGCCTGAATTTCGGCATCGACTTCAAGGGCGGTACGCTCATGGAAGTGCAGGCCAAGAGCGGTCAGGCCGATATTTCGGATATGCGCACCAAACTGTCGGGTCTGCAGCTCGGCGACGTGCAGCTGCAGCAGTTCGGTGGTCCCGCCGATGTTCTCATCCGTCTCGCGCAGCAGCCCGGCGGCGATGCCGCGCAGCAGGCCGCGGTGCAGAAGGTGCGCGCCACGCTCGGCGACAGCGTCGAATATCGCCGCGTCGAAGTGGTCGGCCCGCGCGTCTCCGGCGAATTGCTGGCTTACGGCATGCTTGGCCTGATCGTCGCGATCTTCGGCATCCTGATCTATCTCTGGTTCCGCTTCGAATGGCAGTTCGCCATCGGCGCCATGATCGCCAACGTCCACGATATCGTGCTGACCATCGGTTTCATGTCGATCGCGCAGGTCGATTTCGACCTCACCAGCATCGCGGCGCTCTTGACCATTCTCGGTTATTCGCTGAACGACACCGTGGTCATCTATGATCGTATCCGCGAGATCCTGCGTCGCTACAAGAAGATGCCGATGCCGGAACTGCTCAACGAGTCGATCAATTCGACGCTGTCGCGTTCGATCATCACGCACGTGACCGTGACGCTGGCGCTCCTCGCGCTGTATCTGTTCGGCGGTCACGCGATCCATTCGTTCACGGCGGTGATGATCTTCGGCGTGGTACTGGTCGGTACCTACACCTCGATCTTCATCGCTGCGCCCATGCTGATCTATCTTGGCGTCGGTGAGAATCGTGACGAACCGGTGAGCACGGGCAAGTCGGCGAAGAAGACGGCGCAAGCCTGA
- the secD gene encoding protein translocase subunit SecD, with protein sequence MLYFSRWKALGIILTALVVCLFAVPNFIPEATVKTWPKWAQRHLVLGLDLQGGSHILLEVDAAAVKKDKLDQVRDDVRRTLRDINPRVQYTGLNVRGDAVEVRITRETDLPNALSKLRELSQPLGGIMGQSGARSLEVSDAGGGLIRFTVPQAAINDRLRQSVDQSLQIIERRINELGTVEPLIQRQGLDRVLVQVPGLQDPSRLKELLGKTAKLDFRMVDTSIPAEQAQGRVPADSDLLMSSTSPKVPYLVKKEVLVSGADLTDAQPGFDQRTNEPIVSFRFNTAGARKFAEATTKNVGLPFAIVLDNEVVSAPVIREPITGGSGQISGSFTVQGANDLAILLRAGALPAPLSIIEERTVGPGLGQDSIAKGELAAYIGSIFVILFMLLTYRLFGLFANIAVAINVAMIFGVLSLLNATLTLPGIAGIVLTVGIAVDSNVLIYERIREELRGGRTAIAAIDAGFKRALATILDSNITTFIAAAVLFYIGTGPVRGFAVTFGIGIITTVFTAFTVTRLIVATWVRWKRPQRVPI encoded by the coding sequence ATGTTGTATTTCTCACGGTGGAAGGCGCTGGGCATTATCCTGACGGCGCTGGTCGTCTGCCTGTTCGCTGTGCCGAACTTCATTCCCGAAGCCACCGTGAAGACCTGGCCGAAATGGGCACAGCGCCATCTGGTGCTGGGCCTCGATCTGCAGGGCGGATCGCACATCCTGCTCGAAGTCGATGCCGCCGCTGTCAAGAAGGACAAGCTGGATCAGGTCCGCGATGACGTGCGCCGGACGTTGCGCGACATCAATCCCCGCGTTCAGTATACGGGTCTGAATGTCCGCGGCGACGCGGTCGAAGTTCGTATCACCAGGGAGACCGATCTTCCGAACGCGCTCAGCAAGCTGCGTGAACTGTCGCAGCCGCTCGGCGGCATCATGGGGCAGAGCGGGGCGCGCAGTCTCGAGGTCTCCGACGCCGGCGGCGGGCTGATCCGCTTTACCGTGCCGCAGGCGGCGATCAACGACCGGTTGCGTCAGTCGGTCGATCAGTCGCTGCAGATCATTGAGCGCCGCATCAACGAACTCGGCACTGTTGAGCCGCTGATCCAGCGTCAGGGCCTCGACCGCGTGCTGGTGCAGGTGCCGGGCCTGCAGGATCCGTCACGCCTGAAGGAACTGCTGGGCAAGACCGCGAAGCTCGACTTCCGCATGGTCGATACGTCGATCCCGGCGGAACAGGCGCAGGGCCGGGTGCCCGCCGACTCCGATCTCCTGATGAGCTCGACCTCGCCGAAGGTGCCGTATCTGGTGAAGAAGGAGGTGCTGGTTTCCGGCGCCGATCTCACCGATGCGCAACCGGGCTTCGACCAGCGCACCAATGAGCCGATCGTCTCGTTCCGCTTCAATACCGCGGGTGCCCGCAAGTTCGCGGAAGCGACCACCAAGAATGTCGGCCTGCCTTTCGCCATCGTGCTCGATAACGAGGTGGTGTCGGCGCCGGTCATCCGTGAGCCGATCACCGGCGGTTCGGGCCAGATTTCGGGCTCGTTCACCGTGCAGGGCGCCAATGACCTCGCAATCCTGCTGCGCGCGGGCGCGCTGCCGGCGCCGCTGTCGATCATCGAAGAACGCACGGTTGGTCCCGGCCTCGGTCAGGACTCCATCGCCAAGGGCGAACTCGCCGCCTATATCGGCTCGATCTTCGTCATTCTGTTCATGCTGCTGACCTATCGTCTGTTCGGCCTGTTCGCGAATATCGCTGTCGCCATCAACGTCGCCATGATCTTCGGCGTCCTGTCGCTGCTCAATGCCACGCTGACGCTGCCCGGTATCGCCGGCATTGTGCTCACGGTTGGTATCGCGGTGGACTCCAACGTGCTGATCTACGAGCGTATCCGCGAGGAACTGCGCGGCGGCCGCACGGCGATCGCCGCCATCGACGCCGGCTTCAAACGCGCGCTCGCCACCATTCTCGATTCCAACATCACCACCTTCATCGCCGCGGCAGTGCTGTTCTATATCGGCACTGGTCCGGTGCGCGGCTTTGCCGTGACCTTCGGCATCGGCATCATCACGACGGTGTTCACCGCCTTCACCGTGACCCGACTGATCGTTGCCACCTGGGTCAGGTGGAAGCGGCCGCAGCGCGTGCCGATCTGA
- the yajC gene encoding preprotein translocase subunit YajC: MFITPAFAQAAAAGNDTNSMLMSLLPFALIFVIMYFLILRPQQKKVRDHAEMVKNIRRGDTIVTSGGLIGKVTKVVDDEQVEFELADGIRVRQLRSMISGVRTKGEPAKEKGEKTEAKDDAAAK, from the coding sequence ATGTTCATTACCCCTGCGTTCGCCCAGGCCGCAGCCGCCGGCAACGACACCAACAGCATGCTGATGTCGCTCCTGCCGTTCGCGCTGATCTTCGTGATCATGTATTTCCTGATCCTGCGCCCGCAGCAGAAGAAGGTGCGCGATCACGCCGAAATGGTGAAAAATATCCGTCGCGGTGACACCATCGTCACCTCGGGCGGCCTGATCGGCAAGGTGACGAAGGTGGTGGACGACGAGCAGGTCGAGTTCGAACTGGCCGACGGCATCCGCGTTCGTCAGTTGCGTTCGATGATCTCCGGCGTCCGCACCAAGGGCGAGCCCGCCAAGGAGAAGGGCGAGAAGACCGAGGCGAAGGACGACGCGGCGGCGAAATAA
- a CDS encoding ATP-binding protein: protein MSKKPNKTSRRPAPKDAKPATRKTAAGRPRPMAAPGLEERIAVALEAIAANMAAARPKVSNADSLASADAFIWHPDGRLAPVPKVSRVELDLLQGINQQVDTLIENTRRFANGLPANNALLWGARGMGKSSLVKAAHARINASKSVSGRLKLVEIHREDIESLPLLMAQIRASDFYFIVFCDDLSFDGNDASYKSLKAVLEGGIEGRPENVILYATSNRRHLLARDMIENERSTSINPGEAVEEKVSLSDRFGLWLGFHKCNQDEYLAMVRGYCSHYAMEIDDAQLQREALEWSTTRGSRSGRVAWQFVQELAGRLGVKLAAK from the coding sequence ATGTCAAAAAAACCCAATAAAACCAGCCGCCGCCCTGCCCCCAAAGACGCCAAGCCCGCCACCCGCAAGACAGCCGCCGGCCGCCCGCGACCGATGGCCGCCCCCGGCCTGGAAGAGCGCATTGCGGTCGCCCTGGAAGCGATCGCGGCCAACATGGCCGCAGCGAGACCCAAGGTGTCCAATGCCGATTCTCTCGCCAGCGCCGATGCCTTCATTTGGCATCCCGATGGCCGCCTCGCGCCCGTGCCGAAGGTCAGCCGCGTGGAGCTCGACCTGCTGCAGGGCATCAATCAGCAGGTCGATACGCTGATCGAGAACACCCGCCGTTTCGCCAATGGCCTGCCCGCCAATAACGCCCTGCTCTGGGGCGCGCGCGGCATGGGCAAATCGTCCCTGGTGAAGGCCGCACATGCGCGGATCAATGCCAGCAAGTCGGTCAGCGGCCGACTGAAACTGGTCGAGATCCATCGCGAGGACATTGAGAGCCTGCCGCTCCTGATGGCGCAGATCCGCGCCTCGGACTTCTATTTCATTGTGTTCTGCGACGATCTCTCCTTCGACGGCAATGACGCCTCCTACAAGTCGCTCAAGGCCGTGCTTGAAGGCGGCATCGAAGGCCGGCCGGAGAACGTCATCCTTTATGCGACCTCGAATCGCCGCCATCTGCTCGCCCGTGACATGATCGAGAACGAGCGCTCGACCTCGATCAATCCCGGTGAAGCAGTGGAGGAAAAGGTCTCGCTATCGGACCGTTTCGGCCTCTGGCTCGGCTTCCACAAATGCAACCAGGATGAATATCTCGCCATGGTCCGCGGCTATTGCAGCCATTACGCGATGGAGATCGACGACGCCCAGCTCCAACGCGAAGCGCTCGAATGGTCCACCACGCGCGGGTCGCGCTCCGGCCGTGTGGCCTGGCAGTTCGTGCAGGAACTCGCAGGACGCTTGGGGGTGAAGCTGGCGGCGAAGTAA